From the genome of Gymnogyps californianus isolate 813 chromosome 17, ASM1813914v2, whole genome shotgun sequence, one region includes:
- the MC3R gene encoding melanocortin receptor 3, whose translation MNTTHFALSFQPVLLNVTEDFNDSILNNRSSDGFCEQVFIKAEVFLTLGIISLLENILVILAVLKNGNLHSPMYFFLCSLAVADMLVSMSNALETIMIAILSNGYLIIDDHFIQHMDNVFDSMICISLVASICNLLVIAIDRYITIFYALRYHSIMTVKKALTLIVVIWIACIICGIIFIAYSESKTVIVCLITMFFTMLFLMASLYVHMFLFARLHVKRIAALPVDGVPYQRTCMKGAVTITILLGVFIVCWAPFFLHLILIISCPMNPYCVCYTSHFNTYLVLIMCNSVIDPLIYAFRSLEMRKTFKEIVCCCYGMSVGQCML comes from the coding sequence ATGAATACCACACACTTTGCACTTTCATTTCAACCTGTGCTGCTTAATGTCACTGAAGACTTCAATGACTCAATTCTGAACAACAGAAGCAGCGATGGATTTTGTGAGCAGGTCTTCATAAAAGCCGAGGTCTTCTTGACTTTAGGAATCATCAGCCTCCTGGAAAACATCCTTGTCATTCTTGCAGTACTGAAGAATGGAAACCTACATTCTcccatgtattttttcctttgtagctTGGCTGTGGCAGATATGTTAGTAAGCATGTCAAATGCCTTGGAGACTATCATGATTGCAATCCTGAGCAACGGCTATTTGATCATTGATGACCACTTTATTCAGCATATGGACAATGTTTTTGACTCTatgatttgtatttctttggtAGCCTCAATTTGCAACCTCTTGGTTATAGCCATTGACAGGTACATAACTATTTTCTATGCTCTCCGTTACCACAGCATCATGACTGTGAAGAAAGCTTTAACCCTGATTGTGGTCATTTGGATTGCTTGTATCATCTGTGGCATCATATTCATTGCCTACTCAGAAAGCAAAACCGTCATTGTCTGTCTCATCACCATGTTCTTTACCATGCTCTTTCTCATGGCCTCCCTTTATGTTCACATGTTCTTGTTTGCACGCCTGCATGTTAAGCGGATTGCAGCCCTCCCCGTGGACGGGGTGCCCTACCAGCGTACCTGCATGAAGGGAGCTGTCACCATCACTATATTACTTGGTGTCTTCATTGTTTGCTGGGCACCTTTCTTCCTGCACCTCATTCTCATCATTTCTTGTCCAATGAATCCATACTGCGTCTGCTACACTTCACACTTCAATACCTATCTGGTCTTGATAATGTGCAACTCAGTAATTGATCCACTCATTTATGCTTTCCGGAGTCTGGAAATGAGAAAGACTTTCAAAGAAATAGTGTGTTGCTGTTACGGCATGAGTGTGGGACAGTGCATGCTGTAA